In a single window of the Fusarium falciforme chromosome 3, complete sequence genome:
- a CDS encoding MFS domain-containing protein: MGTADIEASPAVAERSSVDIAKTQVGVGRQELHSALPPHDTYEGGHRWDPSATWTPEEEKRAVRKTDLRLLTWLCLMFFGLQLDRGNLSNALADDLLTDLGLTTDDYNNGTTIQLLCFLSAEFPVQFLTKRFGFKRVLPTLMVCWGLVSTFQAFMTGRTGFYISRAFIGLFEGGFIPGVILMATYFYTSKELSIRLAAFWSTLNIARVISALLAAGFLEMRGVGGRPGWFWLLLLEGLLTVVIGLASMAYLPTSPTGTKTLIWRSSWYTEREEVIMINRILRDDPAKGLTALTEPATFADIKAAWTDPSLWGLYFIGLVAYIPATPVTAYLTLTLKRVGNFSTLASNLLTAPSAALQIITMLALAYSSEYFNERSFHCLFGEIWSLPLFTALLTLPDEGREWGRFTIITLISGYPYFHPLVSSWISENSFDVKKRAVAAATYNVIVQIGSVIGSQIYRSWDSPYYKNGNKVCISILSLSVVVFLVQRQHLIRLNKKKEAQWDQMTPEQQIEYQTDKEAREVDGNKRLDFRFAY; encoded by the exons ATGGGCACTGCAGATATTGAAGCAAGCCCTGCAGTAGCGGAGCGCTCCTCGGTGGATATCGCCAAAACCCAGGTCGGCGTCGGCAGACAAGAGCTTCACTCGGCTCTCCCTCCGCATGATACCTACGAGGGTGGTCACCGATGGGACCCGTCAGCCACATGGACTccggaagaagagaagagggctGTGCGAAAGACGGATCTGCGTCTTCTCACTTGGCTGTGTTTGATG TTCTTTGGTCTTCAACTTGATCGTGGAAACCTTAGCAATGCTCTTGCAGATGACCTCTTGACCGACCTCGGTTTGACTACAGATGACTACAACAAT GGCACAACCATTCAGCTGCTATGCTTCCTCTCTGCCGAGTTCCCTGTGCAGTTCCTCACCAAAAGATTTGGCTTCAAGCGTGTCCTGCCAACA CTGATGGTATGCTGGGGGTTGGTCT CAACTTTTCAAGCCTTCATGACAGGCAGAACCGGCTTTTACATCTCCCGAGCATTCATCGGTCTCTTTGAGGGCGGTTTCATCCCCGGTGTTATCCTCATGGCGACATATTTCTACACTTCGAAAGAGTTGTCCATTCGACTGGCTGCATTCTGGAGTACTCTCAACATTGCCA GAGTCATCTCTGCCCTGCTGGCTGCCGGCTTCCTCGAAATGCGAGGCGTCGGCGGTCGCCCCGGCTGGTtctggcttctcctcctcgagggtCTCCTCACCGTCGTCATCGGCCTCGCCTCAATGGCCTACCTCCCCACCAGCCCTACAGGCACAAAGACGCTCATCTGGCGCAGCTCCTGGTATACTGAGCGCGAAGAGGTCATCATGATCAACCGCATCCTCCGCGACGACCCTGCAAAGGGCCTCACGGCGCTGACCGAGCCAGCCACCTTTGCAGATATCAAGGCGGCGTGGACTGACCCTTCGCTCTGGGGATTGTACTTCATCGGTCTTGTCGCTTATATCCCCGCGACTCCGGTTACGGCTTATCTGACTTTGACGCTCAAGCGTGTCGGCAACTTCAGCACCTTGGCTAGCAACCTCCTCACTGCGCCGTCGGCGGCCCTCCAGATCATCACCATGCTGGCTTTAGCGTACAGTTCAGAATACTTCAACGAGCGATCCTTCCATTGCCTTTTTGGGGAGATCTGGTCGCTTCCTCTCTTCACTGCGCTTCTCACGCTCCCAGATGAGGGCCGCGAATGGGGACGtttcaccatcatcaccttgATCTCGGGCTACCCCTACTTCCACCCTCTCGTCAGCTCCTGGATCTCTGAAAACTCATTCGACGTGAAGAAGAGAGCAGTAGCCGCAGCGACCTACAACGTGATCGTGCAAAT CGGAAGCGTGATAGGCAGCCAGATCTACCGGTCCTGGGACTCGCCCTACTACAAGAACGGCAACAAGGTGTGCATATCGATCTTGTCGCTCTcggtcgtcgtcttcctcgtgcAGCGCCAACACCTCATCCGCCtaaacaagaagaaggaggcacAGTGGGATCAGATGACGCCTGAGCAACAGATCGAGTACCAGACGGACAAGGAAGCCAGAGAGGTTGATGGAAACAAGCGACTTGACTTTCGGTTTGCGTATTAG
- a CDS encoding Aminopeptidase — MYRNGSDVASASLDIRRGREVLPKNVKPLHYDLTLEPNFETFKYEGTVVIDFDVVEDSTSIALNTVELDIHETIVEANGATVTSSPTLDYNKDTQTTTITFEQTIPAGQKARLTQRFTGTLNDDMAGFYRSSYKDEQGNTKYIATTQMEATDARRAFPCLDEPALKATFTVTLITDHDLVCLGNMDVASEKEVDSAITGKKRKAITYNKTPIMSTYLLAFVIGDLKYYETNNFRVPIRVWCTPDQNVDHAVFSAELAARTLEFYEKQFGSEYPLPKMDMVAVPDFAAGAMENWGLITYRVVDLLLDEKTSSATTKKRVAEVVQHELAHQWFGNLVTMDFWDGLWLKEGFATWMSWYSSNAFYPEWRIWEGYVIEDLRSALGLDSLRSSHPIEVPVKRADEINQIFDAISYEKGSCVLRMISKYLGEDVFLEGVRRYLNKHAYGNTETTDLWAALSEASGKDVERVADIWTKKVGFPVVAVTEDESNGTIHVKQNRFLRTADVKPEEDEVLYPVFLNLLTKEGLQEDLALNTREADFKVPDFDFYKVNSAHSGIYRTSYTTSRLQKLGQNAKAGLLGVEDRAGMIADAGALAAAGYQKTSGLLALLQGFDSENEFIVWDEITLRIGSLRDAWIFEDEEVTKALKAFQRDLVSKKANEVGWDITDADDHMTQRLKGLMFGKAAMVEDEPTKKAAFELFDKFIKGDRDALQPNLRPSVFAVVLTYGGEAEYNAVVKEYETAKQSSERNTALRSLGFAQDPALIKRTLEYTLSDQVKTQDLYMPLSALRAHKEGVIALWTWVKENWEVITKRLPPGMSLLGDLVSISTSSFTQEKQTADVKSFFEEKGTKGFDLELAQSLDAIKAKQNWLARDREDVKEWLRENKYL; from the coding sequence ATGTATCGCAACGGGTCTGACGTCGCCAGTGCTAGCCTCGACATTCGTCGTGGTCGCGAGGTCCTCCCCAAGAACGTCAAGCCGCTGCATTACGATCTGACCCTCGAGCCCAACTTTGAGACCTTCAAGTATGAGGGTACCGTTGTTATCGATTTTGACGTTGTCGAAGACTCTACCTCTATTGCTCTCAACACTGTAGAGCTCGACATTCATGAGACCATCGTCGAAGCCAACGGCGCCACTGTCACGTCCTCCCCCACCCTCGACTACAACAAGGATACCCAGACCACGACCATAACCTTCGAGCAGACGATTCCTGCAGGACAGAAGGCGAGGTTGACTCAACGCTTCACCGGTACTCTCAACGATGATATGGCAGGCTTCTATCGCTCGTCATACAAGGATGAGCAGGGAAATACCAAGTACATTGCCACAACTCAGATGGAGGCCACCGATGCACGCCGTGCATTCCCTTGTCTTGATGAGCCAGCTCTCAAGGCTACATTCACCGTCACCCTGATCACTGACCACGACTTGGTTTGCTTGGGTAACATGGATGTTGCTTCCGAGAAAGAGGTCGATTCTGCGATTACAggcaagaagcgcaaggccatCACCTACAACAAGACTCCCATCATGTCTACCTACCTCCTGGCTTTCGTCATTGGCGACCTCAAGTACTACGAGACCAACAACTTCCGAGTCCCGATCCGAGTTTGGTGCACGCCTGATCAGAATGTCGATCATGCTGTCTTCTCTGCTGAGCTTGCTGCGCGGACACTCGAGTTTTACGAGAAGCAGTTTGGCAGCGAATATCCCCTCCCCAAGATGGACATGGTGGCCGTTCCTGATTTCGCCGCCGGTGCCATGGAGAACTGGGGCCTCATCACTTACAGAGTTGTCGATCTTCTTTTGGACGAAAAGACCAGCAGCGCCACGACCAAGAAGCGTGTGGCCGAAGTTGTGCAGCACGAGCTGGCCCATCAGTGGTTCGGCAACCTGGTTACCATGGACTTCTGGGATGGTCTGTGGCTAAAGGAGGGTTTCGCAACATGGATGTCATGGTACTCTTCCAATGCCTTCTACCCCGAGTGGAGAATCTGGGAGGGCTACGTTATCGAGGACCTGCGCTCTGCCCTTGGTCTTGACTCGCTGCGCAGCTCGCATCCCATCGAGGTGCCTGTCAAGCGCGCAGACGAGATCAACCAAATCTTTGATGCCATCTCATACGAGAAAGGTTCGTGCGTTCTGCGCATGATTTCCAAGTACCTTGGCGAGGATGTCTTCCTTGAGGGTGTCCGACGCTATCTGAACAAGCACGCCTACGGAAACACAGAGACTACTGATCTCTGGGCTGCCCTCAGCGAAGCCAGCGGCAAGGATGTCGAGCGTGTGGCCGATATCTGGACCAAGAAGGTTGGCTTCCCCGTCGTTGCGGTCACCGAAGATGAGTCCAATGGCACCATTCACGTCAAGCAGAATCGTTTCCTTAGAACGGCCGACGTTAAgccagaggaggatgaggttctGTACCCCGTGTTCCTCAACCTCCTGACCAAGGAAGGCCTCCAAGAAGATCTCGCACTCAACACGAGAGAGGCCGACTTCAAGGTGCCCGACTTTGACTTTTACAAGGTCAACTCGGCTCATTCCGGTATCTACCGCACTTCTTACACGACTAGTCGGCTTCAGAAGCTTGGCCAGAACGCCAAGGCAGGCCTTTTGGGTGTTGAGGACAGAGCCGGCATGATTGCCGATGCTGGTGCTCTTGCCGCCGCTGGCTACCAAAAGACATCCGGCTTGTTGGCTCTCCTCCAAGGCTTTGACTCTGAAAATGAGTTTATTGTCTGGGATGAGATTACACTCCGCATTGGCTCTCTCCGAGACGCCTGGAtctttgaggatgaagaggtcACCAAGGCCCTCAAGGCTTTCCAGAGAGATCTGGTcagcaagaaggccaacGAGGTTGGTTGGGACATCACCGATGCTGACGACCACATGACCCAGCGCTTGAAGGGTCTCATGTTTGGAAAGGCCGCCATGGTGGAGGACGAGCCCACCAAGAAGGCAGCCTTTGAGCTATTTGACAAGTTCATCAAGGGAGACCGAGATGCTCTACAACCTAACCTACGGCCCAGCGTCTTTGCAGTTGTGCTAACTTACGGTGGCGAGGCTGAGTACAATGCCGTGGTCAAGGAGTACGAGACGGCCAAGCAGAGCAGCGAGCGAAACACAGCACTTCGGTCCCTCGGTTTCGCCCAGGACCCTGCCCTCATCAAGCGTACATTAGAGTATACACTCAGCGATCAGGTCAAGACCCAGGACCTGTACATGCCTCTCAGCGCCCTCCGTGCACACAAGGAGGGTGTCATCGCACTCTGGACGTGGGTCAAGGAGAACTGGGAGGTCATCACTAAGCGTCTGCCGCCTGGCATGTCGCTTCTGGGTGATCTCGTATCCATCTCCACAAGCTCCTTTACTCAGGAGAAGCAGACTGCTGATGTGAAGAGTTTCttcgaggagaagggcacCAAGGGTTTCGATCTTGAGCTGGCGCAGAGCCTGGATGctatcaaggccaagcaaaACTGGCTTGCGCGGGATAGAGAGGATGTCAAGGAGTGGCTCCGCGAGAATAAGTACCTGTAA
- a CDS encoding Mitochondrial import inner membrane translocase subunit TIM16, whose amino-acid sequence MAHKFVITAFLTGSRILGRSFVAAYKQASAASAYQRAQAKAGNTTGGASLSSGMTLDEACKILNVKPPAGGQANIEEVLERYKRLFDANDPQKGGSFYLQSKIVRAKERFEREVGPVREKLEQEAEVKEGWKPKVYKDR is encoded by the exons ATG GCGCACAAGTTCGTCATCACAGCCTTCCTTACAGGCTCACGAATCCTCGGCCGCTCCTTCGTGGCCGCCTACAAGCAGGCCTCTGCCGCATCGGCGTACCAGCGCGCCCAGGCCAAGGCGGGCAACACCACTGGCGGCGCCTCGCTCTCGTCGGGCATGACCCTCGATGAGGCCTGCAAGATCCTCAACGTCAAGCCCCCCGCCGGCGGCCAGGCCAACATCGAGGAGGTGCTCGAGCGTTACAAGCGACTGTTTGACGCCAACGACCCCCAGAAGGGTGGCAGCTTTTACCTCCAGAGCAAGATTGTGCGGGCAAAGGAGCGCTTTGAGCGTGAGGTTGGCCCCGTAAGAGAGAAGTTGGAGCAGGAGGCCGAAGTTAAGGAGGGCTGGAAGCCCAAGGTCTACAAGGACCGGTAG
- a CDS encoding Phospho-2-dehydro-3-deoxyheptonate aldolase yields MPSADMTIAADDTRVLGQDPLIPPALLTSEIPLTEAATNTVVKGRNDAADIILGTSDRLLVVVGPCSIHDPAAAHEYAARLKELSDKLSDDLCIVMRAYLEKPRTTVGWKGLINDPDIDNSFKINKGLRVSRQLFVDLTSRGMPIASEMLDTISPQFLADCISVGAIGARTTESQLHRELASGLSFPVGFKNGTDGGLGVAIDAIGAAAAQHHFMGVTKQGLAAITRTKGNEHCFVILRGGTKGPNFDKENVQAAKKTLQDKKQKLAIMVDCSHGNSQKNHKNQPKVAKVVGDQLREGEKAIVGVMIESNIGEGNQKVPAEGPAALERGVSITDACINWEDTVTVLEDLADAVRTRRSVNSA; encoded by the exons ATGCCTTCAGCCGACATGACGATCGCTGCCGATGATACCAGAG TCCTCGGACAGGATCCTTTGATCCCTCCTGCTCTCCTCACCTCCGAGATCCCTCTCACCGAGGCCGCTACCAACACAGTCGTCAAGGGCCGTAACGATGCCGCCGACATCATCCTCGGCACCAGCGACAgacttctcgtcgtcgtaggCCCCTGTTCCATCCACGACCCTGCCGCCGCCCACGAGTACGCCGCCCGGCTCAAGGAGCTCTCGGACAAGCTCTCGGACGACCTCTGCATCGTTATGCGTGCCTACCTCGAGAAGCCCCGGACGACTGTTGGTTGGAAGGGTCTGATCAACGACCCTGATATCGACAACTCTTTCAAGATTAACAAGGGTCTCCGAGTTTCGCGACAGCTCTTTGTCGACCTCACCAGCCGAGGAATGCCAATTGCTTCCGAAATGCTCGATACCATCTCCCCCCAGTTCCTTGCCGACTGTATCTCTGTCGGTGCCATCGGTGCCCGAACCACCGAGTCCCAGCTTCACCGTGAGCTGGCCTCTGGTCTGTCTTTCCCCGTAGGCTTCAAGAACGGCACGGACGGTGGCCTCGGCGTTGCCATTGACGCCATTGgcgctgccgctgctcagCATCACTTCATGGGTGTCACCAAGCAGGGTCTGGCCGCCATCACCCGCACCAAGGGCAACGAGCACTGCTTCGTTATCCTGCGAGGCGGTACCAAGGGCCCCAACTTTGACAAGGAGAACGtccaggctgccaagaagaccctgcaggacaagaagcagaagtTGGCCATCATGGTTGACTGCTCCCACG GCAACTCTCAGAAGAACCACAAGAACCAGCCCAAGGTTGCCAAGGTTGTTGGCGACCAGCTCCGCGAGGGTGAGAAGGCCATCGTCGGTGTCATGATCGAGTCCAACATTGGCGAGGGCAACCAAAAGGTCCCTGCTGAGGGCCCCGCCGCCCTTGAGCGGGGCGTCAGTATCACTGATGCCTGCATCAACTGGGAGGATACCGTCACTGTCCTCGAGGATCTCGCTGACGCTGTCCGCACTCGCCGCTCAGTCAACAGCGCCTAA
- a CDS encoding Plasma membrane ATPase: protein MPGLFHRKKKAGEGDLEAGARRQSRGRIGSIYVPGVEDLGEYPALDRYISVYRDERRRSATEEDTTGKSRKKRWWQFGGVDAEETAPVKQGIPESWLETDMTTGIASSEVDIRRKRAGWNELTAEKENMFVKFLGFFTGPILYGNQIVMEVAALLAVGLGDWVDFGVILGILFLNAFVGFYQEKQAADVVASLKGDIAMRCTVVRDSNEQEIPARELVPGDILIIQEGGTVAADARLLCDYTRPEDFEVYKRLRAEDKLDRSEESDEAEGDEDQEHEHSQNTEAKGGDTNGKERDGDYQPQELGYRSRPLVAIDQSAITGESLAVEKYLGDMVYYTTGCKRGKAYGIVTHTARESFVGRTADLVQGAKDQGHFKAVMNNIGTSLLVLVMFWILAAWIGGFFHHIRIANPGSQNLLHYALVLLIIGVPVGLPVVTTTTLAVGAAYLAKQKAIVQKLTAIESLAGVDILCSDKTGTLTANKLSIRDPFVSEGQDVNWMMAVAALASSHNLKTLDPIDKVTILTLKRYPQAREILQQGWVTESFTPFDPVSKRITTVCRLGSDRFTCAKGAPRAILRLANCSEADGNLYREKAQEFARRGFRSLGVAYKKNDGDWILLGLLSMFDPPREDTAQTIIEAGHLGVPVKMLTGDAIAIAKETCKMLSLGTKVYNSERLIHGGLAGSVQHDFVERADGFAEVFPEHKYTVVEMLQQRGHLTAMTGDGVNDAPSLKKADCGIAVEGASEAAQAAADIVFLAPGLSTIVLAIKTARQIFQRMKAYIQYRIALCLHLEIYLTLSMIIINETIRVELIVFLALFADLATVAVAYDNAHWEPRPVEWQLPKIWVVSVILGILLAIGTWVIRGSMFLPSGGIVQNFGSVQEILFLEVALTENWLIFVTRGGKTWPSWQLVGAIFGVDVIATIFCLFGWLSGNGEVTTPKDNFNQSSNGWVDIVTVVIIWLYSFGVTVIIAIAYYLLNKISWLDNLGRKNRSKKDTAIENIIGHLQKLAVEHEMDEKTGKSRYLLVEKAGDEEDDI, encoded by the exons ATGCCTGGTCTGTTCCACCGCAAAAAGAAGGCTGGCGAAGGCGATCTCGAGGCTGGCGCCAGACGCCAGTCTCGAGGCCGCATCGGCAGCATCTACGTCCCAGGCGTGGAAGACCTCGGCGAATATCCAGCTCTGGACCGCTACATCAGCGTCTACCGCGATGAGCGACGCCGCAGCGCGACAGAGGAAGACACCACCGGCAAGAGTCGCAAGAAGCGATGGTGGCAGTTTGGAGGTGTCGATGCCGAAGAAACTGCCCCTGTTAAACAGGGGATACCAGAGTCTTGGCTCGAAACCGACATGACTACTGGCATTGCGTCTTCGGAAGTTGACatcaggaggaagagagctgGTTGGAATGAGCTCACagccgagaaggagaacaTGTTCGTCAAGTTTCTGGGCTTCTTCACGGGTCCAATTCTTTATGGCAA CCAAATAGTCATGGAGGTTGCTGCGCTGCTGGCTGTTGGTCTCGGCGACTGGGTCGACTTCGGAGTCATCCTGGgaatcctcttcctcaacgcCTTTGTCGGGTTCTACCAGGAGAAACAAGCCGCCGACGTTGTTGCGAGCCTCAAAGGAGACATTGCTATGCGATGCACAGTTGTGAGGGACAGCAATGAGCAAGAGATTCCGGCTCGTGAGTTAGTACCCGGAGATATT CTCATTATCCAAGAAGGTGGCACCGTCGCCGCTGATGCGCGTCTCCTATGCGACTACACCCGGCCAGAAGACTTTGAGGTGTACAAGCGTCTCAGAGCCGAAGACAAGCTCGACCGCAGCGAAGAGTCGGACGAGGCAGAGGGAGACGAAGATCAAGAGCACGAACACAGCCAAAACACCGAAGCCAAAGGGGGTGATACAAATGGCAAAGAGCGCGATGGCGACTACCAACCTCAGGAACTTGGGTACCGCAGTCGTCCACTCGTTGCCATCGATCAGTCTGCCATCACTGGCGAGTCTCTTGCTGTTGAGAAGTACCTGGGCGACATGGTCTACTATACCACAGGCTGCAAGCGCGGCAAGGCATACGGCATCGTAACTCACACAGCCAGAGAATCCTTTGTCGGACGCACCGCAGACCTAGTACAAGGCGCAAAGGACCAGGGCCATTTCAAGGCCGTCATGAACAATATCGGCACTTCCCTCCTGGTTCTCGTCATGTTTTGGATCCTCGCTGCCTGGATCGGTGGTTTCTTTCATCACATCAGAATCGCAAACCCCGGATCGCAGAATCTCCTTCACTACGCCTTGGTACTGCTCATCATTGGTGTACCTGTCGGTCTGCCCGTCGTCACGACCACTACTCTTGCCGTGGGCGCTGCCTATCTGGCCAAACAAAAGGCTATTGTGCAGAAGTTGACAGCCATTGAGTCACTTGCT GGCGTTGATATCCTCTGCTCAGACAAGACAGGCACATTGACGGCGAACAAGCTCAGCATCCGTGACCCCTTTGTCTCTGAAGGCCAGGATGTCAACTGGATGATGGCCGTCGCAGCTTTGGCATCCTCTCATAACCTCAAGACGCTAGATCCTATCGACAAGGTCACCATCTTGACATTGAAGAGATATCCTCAGGCCCGTGAGATCCTGCAGCAGGGCTGGGTAACCGAGTCCTTCACGCCCTTTGACCCAGTCTCCAAGCGAATCACCACCGTGTGCCGTTTGGGCAGTGACCGGTTCACCTGTGCCAAAGGAGCACCCAGGGCTATCTTGAGGTTGGCAAACTGCTCAGAAGCAGACGGCAACTTGTACAGAGAAAAGGCTCAAGAGTTTGCTCGTCGCGGATTCCGTTCCCTGGGAGTCGCGTACAAGAAGAACGACGGCGACTGGATCCTCCTGGGTTTGCTCTCCATGTTTGATCCTCCGCGTGAAGATACGGCGCAGACCATCATCGAGGCTGGACATCTTGGTGTACCGGTTAAGATGCTGACGGGagatgccatcgccatcgccaaggagaCCTGCAAGATGCTGTCGCTAGGCACAAAGGTGTACAACTCGGAGCGACTCATTCACGGCGGCTTGGCTGGCAGTGTACAGCACGACTTTGTCGAGCGTGCCGATGGCTTCGCAGAAGTATTCCCAGAGCACAAGTACACTGTCGTTGAGATGTTGCAACAGCGAGGTCATCTCACAGCCATGACAGGCGATGGCGTCAACGATGCCCCATCCTTGAAGAAAGCAGACTGTGGAATCGCCGTTGAGGGCGCTTCTGAAGCTGCCCAGGCCGCTGCCGATATCGTGTTTCTAGCCCCTGGCTTAAGCACCATCGTGCTGGCCATCAAGACGGCTCGCCAGATCTTCCAGCGCATGAAGGCATATATCCAGTACCGTATCGCGCTGTGTCTGCACCTCGAGATCTACCTCACGCTCTCTatgatcatcatcaacgagaCTATCCGCGTCGAACTTatcgtcttcctcgccctATTTGCAGACTTGGCCACGGTCGCAGTAGCCTACGACAATGCTCACTGGGAACCGCGCCCAGTCGAGTGGCAGCTCCCCAAGATCTGGGTCGTGAGTGTCATTCTGggcatcctcctcgccataGGCACTTGGGTCATTCGCGGATCCATGTTCCTCCCCAGCGGTGGTATCGTCCAGAACTTTGGCTCAGTCCAGGAGATTCTATTCCTCGAGGTGGCTCTCACGGAGAATTGGCTCATCTTTGTCACACGAGGAGGCAAGACCTGGCCATCCTGGCAGCTCGTCGGAGCCATCTTTGGCGTGGACGTCATCGCCACCATCTTCTGCCTGTTCGGCTGGCTCTCCGGCAATGGAGAAGTGACTACTCCCAAGGACAACTTTAACCAGAGCAGCAATGGATGGGTAGACATCGTCACCGTTGTCATCATCTGGCTGTACTCGTTCGGTGTTACTGTCATCATTGCCATCGCGTACTATCTCCTGAACAAGATTTCCTGGCTTGACAACCTCGGCCGGAAGAACCGCAGCAAGAAGGACACAGCCATCGAGAACATCATCGGGCATTTGCAGAAGCTGGCTGTTGAGCATGAGATGGATGAAAAGACGGGCAAGAGCAGATATCTCCTCGTCGAAAAGGctggtgatgaggaggacgataTTTAG
- a CDS encoding 60S ribosomal protein L13, with amino-acid sequence MAIKHNQKLVNNHFRKDWQRRVRTHFDQPGKKSRRRTARQAKAAALAPRPVDKLRPVVRCPTIKYNRRVRAGRGFTLAELKEAGIPKAFAPTIGISVDSRRQNLSEESLAVNVARLKAYQERLILLPRRSNAPKKGDTKTDVSKIEKASAISAVLPIAPTDIAVKEISKSEIPAALKEGAYRTLRVARSNARYEGARQKRARDAAEAETAKK; translated from the exons ATG GCGATCAAGCACAACCAGAAGCTTGTCAACAACC ACTTCCGCAAGGATTGGCAGCGCCGGGTTCGAACCCACTTCGACCAG CCCGGCAAGAAGTCGCGGAGACGCACTGCCcgccaggccaaggccgctGCCCTTGCTCCCCGACCCGTCGACAAGCTCCGACCTGTTGTGCGATGCCCTACCATCAAGTACAACCGCCGTGTCCGTGCCGGCCGCGGTTTCACCCTGGCTGAGCTCAAG GAGGCTGGTATCCCCAAGGCCTTCGCTCCCACCATCGGCATCTCCGTCGACTCCCGCCGACAGAACCTCTCTGAGGAGTCCCTGGCCGTCAACGTCGCCCGCCTCAAGGCCTACCAGGAGCGActgatcctcctcccccgccGGTCCAACGCCCCCAAGAAGGGCGACACCAAGACCGACGTCTCCAAGATCGAGAAGGCTTCCGCCATCTCCGCTGTCCTCCCTATTGCCCCCACCGACAtcgccgtcaaggagatcagcAAGAGCGAGATCCCCGCCGCTCTCAAGGAGGGTGCCTACCGAACTCTCCGTGTCGCCCGAAGCAACGCCCGATACGAGGGTGCCCGACAGAAGCGTGCGCGGGATgcggccgaggccgagacggCCAAGAAATAA
- a CDS encoding TauD domain-containing protein, whose amino-acid sequence MPSAAPSLADPTLGDHILGGHPESRPRISQPLTYTGSLDDVQQLDVTPVIGREYTGLQIRDLLRWDERLIRDLAVTISQRGVVFLKNQDVTPEEMKDFMLRLTEVAGCPASSGLHIHPLTEEGSELGDQISVISSEKQKKGGGLTHQLSDVSRFASAGWHSDITFEKVPSDYAMLKIHTLPATGGDTLWASGYEIYDRLSPPMKQFLEGLTATHDASFFHDEAARLGNPLRKGIRGSPLNQGENLSAVHPLIRTNPVTGWKSVYVNKGFTKRINGLSKDESDTLLSYLFNLVTQNHDAQVRYRWSKNDCAIWDNRSTLHCATYDYDAARAGDRVCSLGEAPYLDTTSKGRKEALGI is encoded by the exons ATGCCTTCTGCCGCACCTTCACTAGCAGATCCCACCCTGGGCGACCACATCCTCGGTGGCCACCCAGAGAGTCGGCCTCGGATCTCGCAGCCATTGACTTACACGGGAAGCCTTGACGACGTCCAACAACTCGATGTCACTCCCGTAATTGGTCGTGAATACACTGGACTCCAGATTCGTGATCTGCTGCGATGGGATGAGAGGCTCATCCGTGACCTTGCTGTCACTATTTCGCAACGTGGAGTTGTCTTCCTCAAGAACCAAGATGTGACTCCCGAAGAGATGAAGGATTTCATGCTTCGTCTTACAGAAGTCGCTGGGTGTCCTGCTAGCTCTGGGCTGCATATTCATCCTTTAACAGAGGAGGGTAGTGAGCTTGGTGATCAGATCAGTGTCATCTCAAgcgagaagcagaagaagggagGTGGTTTGACGCATCAATTGAGTGATGTGAGTCGGTTTGCCAGTGCAGGCTGGCACAGTGACAT CACCTTTGAAAAGGTCCCGTCAGACTACGCAATGCTCAAGATTCACACACTGCCAGCGACTGGAGGTGATACA CTCTGGGCCTCTGGCTACGAGATTTACGACCGGCTATCGCCACCAATGAAGCAGTTCCTCGAAGGACTGACTGCAACCCACGACGCATCCTTCTTCCATGATGAAGCTGCCCGTCTTGGCAACCCTCTACGCAAGGGCATCCGTGGTTCTCCTTTGAACCAGGGCGAAAACCTTTCTGCCGTACACCCCCTCATCAGAACGAACCCAGTCACAGGCTGGAAGTCAGTGTACGTCAACAAGGGCTTCACCAAGCGCATCAACGGCCTCTCCAAAGATGAGAGCGACACGCTGCTGAGCTACCTGTTCAACCTCGTCACGCAGAACCACGATGCCCAGGTGAGATATCGATGGAGCAAGAATGACTGCGCCATTTGGGATAATAGGTCGACGCTGCACTGCGCTACGTACGACTACGATGCGGCTCGGGCTGGTGACCGGGTCTGCAGTTTGGGTGAAGCGCCATATCTTGATACTACGAGCAAGGGACGCAAGGAAGCATTGGGAATTTAA